The following proteins are co-located in the Pseudomonas fluorescens genome:
- a CDS encoding universal stress protein → MIRSMLYATDLGLYAPYVMQHALALARTFKADLYVIHVVEPIGLFAESVLQSYLDEQALSEWQSQGLNTVMASIEQRVLDSFREELGDGEQDLKLIQSVRVIQGDPCEVILDQLRKLSVDLLIVGSHSHATAAATPLGRTAARVLQLATVPVYMVPSLQRRRSDDS, encoded by the coding sequence ATGATTCGTTCGATGCTGTATGCCACGGACCTCGGTCTGTATGCGCCCTATGTGATGCAACACGCGCTGGCGCTGGCCCGAACGTTCAAGGCGGATTTGTATGTGATCCATGTGGTCGAGCCGATTGGGCTGTTCGCCGAATCGGTGTTGCAGAGCTACCTTGATGAGCAGGCCTTGAGTGAATGGCAGAGCCAGGGGCTTAACACGGTCATGGCGTCGATCGAGCAGCGGGTACTGGACAGTTTTCGCGAGGAGTTGGGGGACGGCGAGCAAGACTTGAAGTTGATTCAGTCGGTGCGGGTGATTCAGGGCGACCCGTGCGAAGTGATTCTCGACCAGCTGCGTAAACTTTCCGTCGACCTGTTGATCGTAGGTAGTCACAGCCATGCAACCGCCGCCGCCACACCGCTGGGGCGCACAGCGGCGAGGGTGCTGCAACTGGCGACAGTGCCGGTTTACATGGTGCCGTCGTTGCAGCGTCGGCGCAGTGATGACAGTTGA
- a CDS encoding 5'-nucleotidase produces the protein MAKGLGDKLVLAISSRALFDLSDSHKVYLAEGVEAYRKYQIEHEEETLEPGDAFPLVKKLLSLNASLGRARVEVVLVSRNSADTGLRVFNSIQHYGLDISRAAFVGGRSPYPYLAAFGCHLFLSTHAEDVRSALDAGFAAATILSGGARRASSEELRIAFDGDAVLFSDESERVYQAGGLAAFQASERESARQPLHGGPFKGFLAALNLLQREFADDACPIRTALVTARSAPSHERVIRTLREWDIRLDESLFLGGLEKSAFLEAFAADVFFDDQAGHCEKAREVVATGHVPHGISNELKIHTER, from the coding sequence ATGGCAAAGGGATTGGGCGACAAGTTGGTGCTGGCGATTTCGTCGCGGGCGCTGTTCGACCTGAGCGACAGCCACAAGGTCTACTTGGCCGAAGGTGTGGAGGCTTACCGCAAATACCAGATCGAACACGAGGAAGAAACCCTGGAGCCCGGCGACGCGTTCCCACTGGTCAAGAAGTTGCTCAGTCTTAACGCCAGCCTGGGACGTGCGCGTGTCGAGGTCGTCCTGGTGTCGCGCAACAGTGCCGATACCGGCTTGCGAGTGTTCAATTCGATCCAGCATTACGGTCTGGATATTTCCCGCGCTGCTTTCGTCGGCGGGCGTAGTCCCTATCCTTATTTGGCTGCATTCGGTTGCCATCTGTTTCTTTCGACCCATGCTGAAGACGTGCGCAGCGCACTCGACGCCGGCTTTGCGGCAGCGACGATTCTGTCGGGCGGTGCGCGTCGGGCATCGAGTGAAGAACTGCGGATTGCGTTCGACGGCGATGCGGTGCTGTTTTCCGATGAGTCGGAGCGGGTGTACCAGGCCGGCGGGCTGGCAGCGTTCCAGGCCAGCGAGCGCGAGTCGGCGCGCCAGCCTCTGCACGGCGGCCCGTTCAAGGGTTTCCTGGCGGCGCTCAACCTGTTGCAGCGTGAGTTCGCGGATGATGCATGCCCGATCCGCACGGCGCTGGTGACGGCGCGTTCGGCGCCCTCCCATGAGCGCGTGATTCGCACCTTGCGTGAATGGGATATCCGTTTGGACGAGTCGCTGTTCCTCGGCGGCCTGGAGAAATCCGCCTTTCTGGAGGCGTTCGCCGCCGACGTGTTTTTCGATGACCAGGCCGGTCATTGTGAGAAAGCCCGGGAAGTGGTGGCCACCGGGCATGTGCCCCATGGCATCAGTAATGAGTTGAAAATCCACACCGAGCGCTAA
- the cysB gene encoding HTH-type transcriptional regulator CysB, translating into MKLQQLRYIWEVAHHDLNVSATAQSLYTSQPGISKQIRLLEDELGVEVFARSGKHLTRVTPAGERIITTAGEILRKVESIKQIAQEFSNEKKGTLSIATTHTQARYALPPVIRDFIKQYPDVALHMHQGSPMQIAEMAADGTVDFAIATEALELFGDLVMMPCYRWNRCVVVPQGHPLAKLPKLTLEALAEYPIVTYVFGFTGRSKLDEAFSHRGLTPKVVFTAADADVIKTYVRLGLGVGIVAKMAVDTNLDKDLVVLDASELFESSVTKIGFRRGTFLRGFMCDFIEKFAPHLTREVMAKAIQCHNKQELEELFDGVELPVH; encoded by the coding sequence ATGAAGCTTCAACAACTGCGCTACATCTGGGAAGTGGCGCACCACGACCTCAACGTTTCCGCTACCGCTCAAAGCCTCTACACCTCGCAACCCGGTATCAGCAAGCAGATCCGCCTGCTCGAAGACGAGCTGGGCGTCGAAGTGTTCGCGCGCAGCGGCAAGCACCTGACCCGCGTCACCCCGGCTGGCGAGCGCATCATCACCACCGCCGGCGAGATCCTGCGTAAAGTCGAAAGCATCAAGCAGATTGCCCAGGAATTCTCCAACGAGAAGAAAGGCACCCTGTCGATCGCCACCACTCACACCCAGGCGCGTTATGCGTTGCCGCCGGTGATCCGCGATTTCATCAAGCAGTACCCCGACGTGGCCCTGCACATGCACCAGGGTTCGCCGATGCAGATCGCCGAGATGGCCGCTGATGGCACCGTTGACTTCGCCATTGCCACCGAAGCCCTGGAGCTGTTTGGTGACCTGGTGATGATGCCGTGCTACCGCTGGAACCGTTGCGTGGTCGTGCCCCAGGGGCACCCGCTGGCGAAGCTGCCGAAGCTGACCCTGGAAGCCCTGGCTGAATACCCGATCGTGACTTACGTGTTTGGCTTTACCGGCCGTTCCAAGCTCGACGAAGCCTTCAGCCACCGCGGCCTCACGCCGAAAGTAGTGTTCACCGCCGCCGACGCCGACGTGATCAAGACTTACGTGCGCCTCGGTCTGGGCGTCGGCATCGTCGCCAAGATGGCGGTTGACACCAACCTCGACAAAGACTTGGTAGTACTCGACGCCAGCGAGTTGTTTGAATCCAGTGTGACCAAGATCGGCTTCCGCCGTGGCACATTCCTGCGCGGTTTCATGTGCGATTTCATCGAGAAATTCGCCCCACATTTGACCCGCGAAGTCATGGCCAAGGCGATCCAGTGCCACAACAAGCAGGAACTGGAAGAGCTCTTCGACGGCGTGGAATTGCCCGTCCACTGA
- a CDS encoding GreA/GreB family elongation factor, with protein sequence MNKHAVHQLVLEKLSVDLDIAQRAAQTAYETATHEENIAENKYDTLGLEASYLAAGQAKRVEEIKQALTLCHTLQLRAYDDQRGIEVGALLGLEDENGRQQWLFLAPDAAGLKVDVVGQPVTVITPRSPLGKSLLGKFEGDEVEILVAGARQHFTVTEAK encoded by the coding sequence ATGAATAAACACGCCGTCCACCAGTTGGTCCTGGAAAAGCTCTCCGTCGACCTCGACATCGCCCAACGCGCCGCGCAGACCGCCTACGAAACCGCGACCCACGAAGAAAACATTGCGGAAAACAAGTACGACACCCTGGGGCTGGAAGCTTCCTACCTGGCGGCTGGCCAGGCCAAGCGCGTCGAGGAAATCAAGCAGGCGCTGACGCTGTGCCACACCCTGCAACTGCGTGCTTACGATGATCAGCGCGGCATAGAAGTCGGTGCACTACTGGGCCTGGAAGACGAAAACGGTCGCCAACAGTGGCTGTTCCTGGCGCCGGATGCAGCCGGCTTGAAAGTCGATGTGGTGGGGCAACCGGTAACCGTCATCACCCCGCGTTCACCTCTGGGCAAAAGCCTGCTGGGCAAGTTCGAAGGGGATGAGGTGGAGATTCTGGTGGCAGGCGCTCGGCAACACTTTACGGTTACCGAGGCCAAATAA
- a CDS encoding MarR family winged helix-turn-helix transcriptional regulator, producing MSKNPAPCQALMLDNQLCFALHSTSLLMTKVYKPLLQALGLTYPQYLAMMVLWEEDGLTVGEISSRLLTDPGSLTPLLKRLEAEGLLSRTRSREDERVVVVELTATGRALQDKAMGIPHCILGASGLELEQLRKLQSDLIALRRNLQANV from the coding sequence ATGAGCAAAAACCCCGCCCCTTGCCAAGCATTGATGCTGGACAACCAGCTGTGCTTCGCCCTGCACTCCACCTCGCTGCTGATGACCAAGGTCTACAAGCCGTTGCTGCAAGCCCTTGGCCTGACCTATCCGCAGTACCTGGCCATGATGGTGCTGTGGGAAGAAGATGGTTTGACCGTGGGCGAAATCAGCAGTCGCTTGCTGACCGATCCGGGCTCACTGACCCCCTTGCTCAAGCGCCTGGAAGCCGAAGGCCTGCTCAGCCGCACCCGCAGCCGTGAAGATGAGCGCGTGGTCGTAGTGGAGCTCACCGCCACCGGCCGTGCATTGCAAGACAAAGCCATGGGAATCCCGCACTGCATCCTCGGCGCCAGCGGCCTGGAGCTGGAGCAGTTGCGCAAGCTGCAAAGCGATTTGATTGCGTTGCGCAGAAATCTGCAGGCTAACGTCTGA
- the earP gene encoding elongation factor P maturation arginine rhamnosyltransferase EarP: MKARWDIFCSVVDNYGDIGVTWRLARQLVVEHRCEVRLWVDDLRAFERMCPEIDVHLDQQWQEGVEVRHWPAQWHDTPSADVVIAAFACQLPADYMEAMATRERTPLWMNLDYLSAEDWVVGCHRLPSVKFKGVQKYFFFPGFRPGTGGLLREGGLLEQRQAFQQDGAAQHQFLQSMGIVPVSGARLMSLFAYENAGLASWLDVLATDGRATHLLVPEGRILGDVQRWLGVEGLAVGDIHQRAALTVQVLPFVRQEQYDRLLWCCDFNAVRGEDSFVRAQWAGRPLLWHIYRQDEDIHLDKLDAFLTLYTAALSPAAKVAVVTLWQAWNADGDMTQAWKMLMEHWPEVHHHAQTWCLEQGLQADLATALVQFYESWI; this comes from the coding sequence ATGAAAGCCCGCTGGGATATTTTTTGCAGCGTCGTCGACAACTACGGCGACATCGGCGTGACCTGGCGCCTGGCCCGGCAATTGGTGGTGGAGCATCGCTGCGAAGTGCGTTTGTGGGTCGATGACCTGCGCGCCTTCGAGCGCATGTGCCCCGAGATTGATGTGCACCTGGACCAGCAATGGCAAGAGGGTGTGGAGGTTCGCCATTGGCCGGCGCAGTGGCACGACACGCCCTCTGCCGATGTGGTGATTGCCGCTTTCGCCTGCCAGCTGCCGGCCGATTATATGGAAGCCATGGCCACGCGGGAGCGCACGCCGTTGTGGATGAACCTGGATTACCTCAGCGCTGAAGACTGGGTGGTGGGGTGCCATCGCTTGCCGTCGGTGAAGTTCAAGGGCGTGCAGAAGTACTTCTTCTTCCCGGGCTTTCGTCCGGGCACGGGCGGGCTGTTACGCGAAGGCGGGTTATTGGAGCAGCGTCAGGCATTTCAGCAAGACGGCGCAGCACAACACCAATTCCTGCAGTCGATGGGCATCGTTCCGGTATCGGGTGCGCGGCTGATGTCGTTGTTTGCCTATGAAAATGCCGGGCTCGCCAGTTGGCTGGACGTATTGGCGACGGACGGGCGTGCCACTCATCTATTGGTTCCGGAAGGGCGCATCCTCGGCGACGTACAGCGTTGGCTCGGTGTGGAAGGGCTGGCGGTCGGGGATATCCATCAACGTGCTGCCCTGACCGTGCAGGTACTGCCGTTCGTACGGCAGGAGCAATATGACCGCCTGCTGTGGTGCTGCGACTTCAACGCCGTGCGCGGCGAAGACTCGTTCGTGCGTGCCCAATGGGCCGGGCGGCCGTTGCTCTGGCACATCTACCGCCAGGACGAAGACATCCATCTGGACAAGCTCGATGCTTTCCTGACGCTCTACACCGCCGCCTTATCGCCCGCCGCCAAGGTCGCTGTCGTGACCCTGTGGCAAGCCTGGAACGCTGATGGCGATATGACACAGGCGTGGAAAATGCTCATGGAACACTGGCCGGAGGTGCACCACCACGCGCAAACGTGGTGTCTGGAACAAGGCTTGCAGGCCGATCTTGCTACGGCGCTGGTACAGTTTTATGAAAGTTGGATATGA
- a CDS encoding elongation factor P — translation MKTGKELKPGTVIKLENDPWLVQKAEFTKSGRNSAIMKTKLKNLLTGYKTEIVYSADDKLEDVILDRKEATLSFISGDTYTFMDTTDYTMYELNAEDIEAVLPFIEEGMEDVCEAIFFEDRLVSVELPTTIVRKVAYTEGSARGDTSGKVMKPAKLANGTELQVADFIEIDDMIEIDTREGGSYKGRAKK, via the coding sequence ATGAAAACTGGTAAAGAGCTGAAACCCGGTACCGTCATCAAGCTCGAAAACGACCCTTGGTTGGTTCAGAAAGCTGAGTTCACCAAGTCTGGTCGTAACAGCGCAATCATGAAGACCAAGCTGAAGAACCTGCTGACCGGCTACAAGACCGAGATCGTCTACAGCGCCGATGACAAACTGGAAGACGTGATCCTCGACCGCAAAGAAGCGACCCTGTCCTTCATCAGCGGCGACACCTACACGTTCATGGACACCACCGACTACACCATGTACGAGCTGAACGCTGAAGATATCGAAGCCGTTCTGCCGTTCATCGAAGAAGGTATGGAAGACGTCTGCGAAGCGATCTTCTTCGAAGACCGTCTGGTTTCCGTAGAGCTGCCGACCACCATCGTGCGTAAAGTTGCCTACACCGAAGGTTCCGCTCGCGGCGACACTTCGGGCAAGGTGATGAAGCCTGCCAAACTGGCTAACGGTACCGAGCTGCAAGTTGCTGATTTCATCGAAATCGACGACATGATCGAGATCGACACCCGTGAAGGTGGTTCGTACAAAGGTCGCGCCAAGAAGTAA
- a CDS encoding organic hydroperoxide resistance protein yields the protein MQTLYTAVATATGGRDGRAVSSDNILDVKLSTPKELGGAGGQATNPEQLFAAGYSACFIGALKFVASQTKRKIPDDASITAHVGIGQIPGGFGLDIDLHVSLPGLAQDDAQSLVDAAHQVCPYSNATRGNVDVRLHVTV from the coding sequence ATGCAAACTCTCTATACCGCAGTAGCCACCGCCACCGGCGGCCGTGATGGTCGTGCGGTTTCCAGCGACAACATCCTCGACGTCAAACTGTCCACCCCCAAAGAACTGGGCGGTGCCGGCGGCCAGGCCACCAACCCTGAACAACTGTTTGCTGCCGGCTACTCGGCCTGCTTTATCGGCGCCCTGAAGTTTGTCGCCAGCCAGACCAAGCGCAAAATCCCGGATGACGCTTCGATCACCGCCCACGTCGGCATTGGTCAAATCCCCGGTGGTTTCGGCCTGGACATCGACCTGCACGTGAGCCTGCCGGGCCTGGCCCAAGATGACGCGCAAAGCCTGGTCGATGCCGCCCACCAAGTCTGCCCGTACTCCAACGCCACCCGTGGCAACGTCGATGTGCGTTTGCACGTGACGGTCTGA